Proteins found in one Zea mays cultivar B73 chromosome 1, Zm-B73-REFERENCE-NAM-5.0, whole genome shotgun sequence genomic segment:
- the LOC100381420 gene encoding Calcium-transporting ATPase 3, plasma membrane-type, which yields MHNGVDARPGPLLHLPGASPAPCSGRRVPWPRSGLGAALRQPNSPHGRLRFGPLPAGELCKRTHREKLRVAVLVSKSTLQSDHGASLQSERVVPQGVKAAAGFQISADDLASLVENRDTGKLTLLGQLDGIADKLATSLADGITTDELSLNQRQGMYGVNKFTESEARSLWEFVWEALQDTTLVILIACALVSFVVGIATEGWPSGAHDGIGIFTSILLVVSVTATSNYQQSLQFRDLDREKRKISVQVTRDGFRQRILIDDLLPGDVVHLGVGDQVPADGLFVSGYSVLVNESSLTGESEPVVISEDNPFLLSGTKVLDGSCIMLVTAVGMRTQWGKLMAAITESGDDETPLQGKLNGVANTIGNIGLFFALLTFVILSQGLVGQKYSDGLLLSWTGEDVLEILEHFAIAVTIVVVAVPEGLPLAVTLSLAFAMKKMMSEKALVRQLSACETMGSATVICSDKTGTLTTNRMSVTKACICGNTMEVNNSSVLSSFSSKVPEFALQILMESIFNNTAGEVVINQDGKCQILGTPTEAALLDFALTIGGDFKEKRQETKIVKVEPFNSTKKRMGIILELPGGGYRAHCKGASEVVLAACDNFIDARGTIVALDKTATKKLSDVIETFSKEALRTLCLAYREMDDSFSVDEQIPLQGYTCIGIVGIKDPVRPGVRQSVATCRSAGIAVRMVTGDNINTAKAIARECGILTEDGIAIEGAEFREKNPEELLELIPKMQVLARSSPLDKHALVKYLRTTFNEVVAVTGDGTNDAPALREADIGLAMGIAGTEVAKESADVVILDDNFSTIVTVAKWGRSVYVNIQKFVQFQLTVNVVALLVNFSSACFTGDAPLTAVQLLWVNMIMDTLGALALATEPPDDNLMKKSPVGRTGRFITNVMWRNIVGQSIFQFVVIWYLQTQGEYLFGLESSEANTVLNTIIFNTFVFCQVFNEISSRDMEEINVLKGLPQNSIFMSILGGTIIFQFILVQFLGDFANTTPLTHLQWLVSILFGLLGMPIAAAIKLIPVEPREDDGRIP from the exons ATGCACAACGGCGTCGACGCTCGGCCGGGGCCCCTCCTCCACCTCCCCGGCGCATCACCAGCTCCCTGCTCCGGCCGCCGGGTCCCATGGCCGCGGTCGGGGTTAGGGGCCGCGCTGCGGCAGCCAAATAGCCCCCACGGCCGCCTCCGCTTCGGGCCCCTCCCGGCCGGCGAACTCTGCAAGCGGACCCACCGT GAGAAGCTACGTGTCGCTGTGCTTGTATCGAAGTCCACACTGCAGAGCGACCATG GTGCCTCACTTCAGAGTGAGCGTGTTGTTCCTCAAGGTGTCAAAGCTGCTGCTGGGTTTCAGATCTCTGCCGACGacctagcatcacttgttgaaaatCGTGACACCGGGAAGTTGACTCTGCTCGGCCAGCTGGATGGAATCGCAGACAAGTTGGCGACGTCGTTGGCTGATGGGATCACCACGGATGAGCTCAGCCTGAATCAAAGGCAGGGCATGTATGGAGTGAACAAGTTCACGGAGAGTGAGGCCCGCAGCTTATGGGAGTTCGTGTGGGAGGCACTGCAAGACACTACTCTTGTAATTCTTATAGCATGTGCCCTTGTATCTTTCGTTGTTGGCATCGCCACGGAAGGGTGGCCGAGTggtgcccatgatggcattggaaTCTTTACAAGTATCCTCCTGGTTGTCTCTGTTACTGCGACGAGCAATTATCAGCAGTCTTTGCAATTCAGGGATCTGGACAGAGAGAAGAGGAAAATTTCTGTTCAGGTTACTAGAGATGGATTCAGACAAAGGATACTGATAGATGATCTTCTTCCTGGTGATGTTGTCCACCTAGGTGTTGGAGATCAGGTTCCTGCAGATGGCCTCTTTGTTTCTGGGTATTCTGTATTGGTCAACGAGTCCAGCCTAACTGGTGAGAGTGAACCTGTTGTCATAAGTGAAGATAACCCTTTCCTTTTGTCAGGGACTAAAGTCCTAGATGGGTCATGCATAATGCTGGTTACAGCAGTAGGGATGCGAACACAGTGGGGTAAACTAATGGCTGCCATCACTGAAAGTGGGGATGATGAAACTCCGCTGCAGGGTAAATTAAACGGTGTTGCAAATACTATTGGAAATATCGGTCTGTTTTTTGCCCTTTTAACTTTTGTTATCCTCTCGCAAGGGTTAGTGGGCCAGAAATACTCTGATGGGCTTCTTTTAAGCTGGACTGGAGAAGATGTACTGGAGATACTGGAACATTTTGCCATTGCAGTCACaattgttgttgttgctgttccTGAGGGATTGCCTTTAGCAGTGACATTGAGCCTTGCATTTGCAATGAAGAAGATGATGAGTGAGAAGGCACTGGTGCGACAGTTATCTGCCTGTGAAACTATGGGCTCAGCCACTGTTATATGTAGTGATAAGACAGGAACACTTACAACTAATCGCATGTCTGTCACGAAGGCCTGCATATGTGGAAACACCATGGAAGTGAACAATTCATCAGTGCTTTCAAGTTTTTCTTCCAAAGTCCCAGAATTTGCTTTGCAAATTCTTATGGAATCCATTTTTAACAACACTGCTGGTGAAGTGGTGATTAACCAAGATGGGAAGTGTCAGATACTAGGGACCCCAACTGAGGCTGCTTTGTTGGACTTTGCATTGACAATAGGTGGAGACTTCAAAGAAAAACGGCAGGAAACTAAGATTGTTAAAGTCGAGCCTTTTAATTCAACAAAAAAAAGGATGGGCATCATTCTCGAGCTTCCTGGTGGAGGATACCGTGCACATTGTAAAGGTGCTTCAGAAGTAGTCTTAGCTGCCTGTGATAATTTCATAGATGCCAGAGGTACTATTGTTGCACTCGATAAAACAGCTACAAAGAAACTCAGTGATGTCATTGAAACCTTTTCTAAAGAAGCACTCAGGACACTCTGCCTTGCTTATCGGGAAATGGATGATAGTTTTTCTGTTGACGAGCAAATACCGCTACAAGGATACACATGCATTGGCATTGTTGGGATCAAAGATCCTGTTCGTCCAGGTGTCAGGCAGTCCGTGGCAACTTGTCGGTCTGCTGGCATTGCGGTTCGAATGGTTACAGGAGACAACATAAATACAGCTAAGGCAATTGCTCGTGAATGTGGTATACTTACTGAGGATGGTATTGCCATTGAAGGCGCTGAGTTCAGAGAGAAAAATCCTGAAGAACTCCTCGAGTTGATTCCAAAGATGCAG GTCCTGGCCCGATCATCACCACTTGATAAGCATGCACTTGTGAAATACTTGCGTACCACGTTTAATGAGGTCGTTGCTGTGACTGGGGATGGTACAAATGATGCACCGGCACTACGTGAGGCAGATATTGGACTTGCCATGGGAATTGCAGGGACTGAG GTTGCTAAGGAGAGCGCTGATGTTGTTATTCTTGATGACAATTTCTCCACCATTGTAACAGTTGCGAAATGGGGACGCTCTGTTTATGTCAACATCCAAAAGTTTGTGCAGTTCCAGCTGACTGTTAATGTTGTCGCACTTCTGGTTAACTTCTCTTCAGCGTGCTTTACAG GAGATGCTCCACTGACCGCTGTTCAACTTCTTTGGGTTAACATGATCATGGATACCCTAGGAGCGCTTGCTCTTGCAACTGAACCACCTGATGACAACTTAATGAAGAAATCACCAGTCGGAAGGACAGGGAGGTTCATCACGAACGTGATGTGGAGGAATATTGTGGGGCAGTCAATATTCCAGTTTGTGGTCATTTGGTATCTACAAACACAAGGGGAATACTTGTTTGGGCTTGAAAGCTCTGAAGCTAATACTGTTCTAAATACAATCATATTCAACACTTTCGTATTCTGCCAG GTTTTCAATGAGATAAGCTCGAGAGACATGGAGGAGATCAATGTTTTGAAGGGTTTGCCACAGAACTCCATTTTCATGAGCATCCTCGGTGGCACCATCATTTTCCAGTTCATCCTGGTCCAGTTCCTAGGAGATTTTGCCAACACCACGCCTCTCACCCATCTCCAATGGCTCGTCAGCATTCTCTTTGGCCTCCTCGGGATGCCCATTGCTGCTGCCATCAAACTGATTCCTGTGGAACCTCGCGAAGATGATGGCCGGATACCATAA
- the LOC100279225 gene encoding uncharacterized protein LOC100279225 (The RefSeq protein has 1 substitution compared to this genomic sequence) — protein sequence MPPARRRPRRGGTPAGAGDDSVPSSSADLLALAATLIPAAATAALKAPPQLKQLVHSLPVSHPLLISLPQALTLALATPSDPDAGSTSDAPPPPPPPPRPAAVLLHLLVTHPTHPPRWEDLVCPLALLHGRLALLATADPPLAALAAACFELAWRADAPGREALVAQTLPYLVALALTSGTSARPILRRLFALRDALPLLDYDDDQSISDFKMLLLRCFVSPLFLKAEEGRKFLALVLGVSEGIARDGLELIRAQVGMTGAKRAAVVAYGEVVFRAWKDGGWVKGEVGEAFLQGMVEGAVHAGSKEVAKAARKILSPFVEQRAVAGVEKLVFQLAEPVLFRSLQVANSNVRHNALHLLLDLFPLEDPDVTKDVNDPLLEKQFFLIDRLLMDEYPEIRTVAVEGISRILNQYWEIVPAPTISKFLSKIVDDMSKDSCNEVRLSTLNGLIYLLGNPQSHEILKVLLPRLSDMISDTALSIRAAAVDLLLAIRDLRSFQYNKVVGLGTLLSSLANDHPRIAQKITKLLIPSYFPSKLSPKEACARCIALIKRSPTAGARFCEFALSEGSSPRSIVELVKYSITLALSQTGLNSDQIDGLIIASVNLIKSLSNERSSLAALREFLANGKLRLVLQVAVSERARAALLGIVPVVLPDELSVLHEECMDIVVNAARISKQEEYQETVLEAHKLIVLGGWSDELFEALTNTLQSKASDFAEIYGVEPPPCPVASSRRKKGKSLKKIPVRDNVVGKGSSKSKISNEELAVAAGAAWQVNEIVKTKDLRDAFLQSSYSEIVFSSLKIISQVYIEQCLYLDSLDLAPVLAYLSLATCNDLPDVNQTGSCFESSAANQSLDHLLNCFDKLLNGTVSNPPSKLNKNGKALRSKDQQKGASEAKGTFNVIMLGASILKFIIDTNMKPLNDDKIRCLKFASSYIKYAVSSIKKHQEQSSCFKGGDLKDALLLVRSSFTYASKLLQLVLSSSPEESCPPEEAFFLANDLLDIVPAVESFAGSRFAPSIVSALKQWLPVLLLGLVCRWLIGSHNEMAPNVFHFADSVLPLWVTAVAKNELVDSKEPGQDEQSNLTAEGEDSLLSRKLAEMMAILLKKGSPRILDCASGVLLSTFQLTLRRSDYDIVLGMTRFICDKLLGNNSLALEKLQLTRDFLRENFLEIDRYVRDELVHDDDSRQQLEKAKALIRSVLTDV from the exons ATGCCGCCCGCGCGCCGCCGCCCCCGCCGTGGCGGGACTCCCGCTGGCGCCGGGGACGACTCCGtcccctcctcctccgccgacctCCTCGCGCTTGCCGCCACGCTCATCccggccgccgccaccgccgcactCAAAGCCCCGCCCCAACTCAAGCAACTCGTGCACTCGCTCCCCGTCTCCCACCCGCTCCTCATCTCTCTCCCGCAAGCGCTCACCCTAGCCCTCGCTACCCCCTCCGACCCCGACGCCGGCTCCACTTCCGACGCACCCCCGCCCCCACCCCCTCCTCCACGCCCCGCCGCCGTCCTCCTCCACCTGCTCGTCACACACCCCACCCACCCGCCTAGATGGGAAGACCTCGTCTGCCCGCTCGCGCTGCTCCACGGTCGCCTCGCGCTCCTCGCCACCGCCGACCCACCGCTCGCAGCCCTTGCCGCCGCGTGCTTCGAGCTCGCCTGGCGCGCCGACGCGCCTGGACGCGAAGCCCTAGTTGCGCAGACGCTGCCCTACCTCGTGGCCCTGGCGCTCACCTCCGGCACCAGCGCCAGGCCGATCCTCCGCCGCCTCTTCGCGCTCCGCGACGCGCTGCCGCTGCTCGACTACGACGACGACCAGAGCATTTCTGATTTCAAGATGCTCCTGCTTCGCTGCTTCGTCTCGCCGCTCTTCCTCAAGGCCGAGGAAGGGAGGAAGTTCCTCGCACTCGTGCTCGGGGTCAGCGAGGGGATCGCCAGGGATGGGCTGGAGCTCATCAGGGCGCAGGTGGGGATGACCGGGGCCAAGCGCGCCGCGGTTGTAGCCTACGGGGAGGTCGTCTTCAGGGCATGGAAGGACGGGGGTTGGGTCAAGGGGGAGGTCGGGGAGGCGTTCCTGCAGGGGATGGTGGAGGGCGCCGTACACGCAGGGAGCAAGGAGGTGGCCAAGGCGGCCAGGAAGATCCTGTCGCCTTTCGTGGAGCAGAGGGCGGTTGCTGGGGTTGAAAAGTTGGTGTTCCAGCTTGCCGAACCTGTGTTGTTCCGTTCGTTGCAG GTTGCAAACTCCAATGTTCGCCATAATGCTTTGCATCTTCTGTTAGATTTGTTTCCCCTCGAAGATCCAGATGTGACTAAGGATGTTAATGATCCTCTCCTAGAGAAGCAGTTCTTCTTGATAGACAGGCTCCTCATGGATGAATACCCAGAAATAAGAACAGTTGCAGTTGAAGGAATCTCTCGTATTCTTAACCAATACTGGGAAATTGTCCCTGCCCCCACTATTTCAAAATTTCTGAGTAAAATTGTTGATGACATGTCCAAGGATTCTTGCAATGAGGTTCGGCTATCAACACTTAATGGTCTCATATACTTGCTTGGCAATCCACAAAGTCACGAAATACTGAAAGTTTTACTTCCAAGATTAAGCGATATGATCTCAGATACTGCTCTGTCTATCAGGGCTGCTGCTGTTGATCTTCTTTTAGCTATTCGAGATCTTCGATCATTCCAATACAATAAG GTTGTTGGTCTGGGTACTTTATTGTCTTCACTTGCTAATGATCATCCCCGCATTGCTCAAAAAATTACAAAGCTCCTCATTCCTTCTTATTTTCCATCAAAGTTGAGCCCAAAAGAAGCATGTGCTCGCTGCATTGCTCTAATCAAGAGGTCACCAACAGCTGGAGCAagattttgtgaatttgctctgtCTGAAGGGTCATCCCCAAGGTCCATTGTTGAGCTAGTCAAATATTCAATTACTCTCGCATTATCACAAACAGGACTTAACTCAGATCAAATTGATGGCCTAATTATTGCTTCAGTCAATCTTATTAAAAGCTTATCCAATGAGCGCTCTAGTTTGGCTGCTTTGCGAGAATTTTTGGCAAATGGGAAGCTAAGGTTGGTCCTTCAAGTTGCTGTTTCTGAGCGTGCCCGGGCTGCCCTTCTTGGCATAGTTCCAGTTGTTTTACCTGATGAACTATCTGTGCTTCATGAGGAATGCATGGATATAGTTGTGAATGCAGCTAGGATTTCAAAGCAAGAAGAATATCAGGAAACGGTGCTGGAAGCACATAAGTTGATAGTTTTGGGTGGCTGGTCTGATGAACTGTTTGAAGCATTGACCAATACTCTGCAATCTAAAGCCTCTGATTTTGCTGAGATTTATGGAGTTGAACCTCCTCCATGTCCCGTTGCATCTTCAAGGAGGAAGAAAGGCAAGTCACTTAAGAAAATACCTGTACGTGACAATGTTGTTGGAAAGGGGTCATCCAAATCAAAAATCAGTAATGAAGAGCTTGCTGTTGCAGCGGGGGCAGCATGGCAGGTCAATGAAATAGTAAAAACTAAAGACTTGAGAGATGCTTTTCTTCAATCCTCTTATTCAGAGATTGTGTTTTCCTCCCTGAAGATCATTTCTCAAGTGTACATCGAGCAGTGCCTATATTTGGACTCTTTAGACCTTGCACCTGTATTGGCCTATTTGAGTTTGGCTACATGTAATGACCTTCCAGATGTCAATCAAACTGGAAGCTGCTTTGAG TCGTCAACGGCAAATCAGTCACTGGATCATCTGCTCAATTGTTTCGACAAACTTCTAAATGGAACTGTTAGCAATCCACCATCGAAATTGAACAAGAATGGAAAAGCTTTACGATCAAAAGACCAGCAGAAAGGAGCATCTGAAG CGAAAGGCACATTTAATGTGATTATGCTGGGTGCTTCAATTCTGAAGTTTATCATTGACACAAATATGAAGCCACTCAATGATGACAAAATAAGGTGCCTCAAATTTGCATCATCCTACATAAAATATGCAGTATCATCCATAAAAAAGCATCAGGAACAGAGTTCATGTTTCAAGGGGGGTGATCTGAAGGACGCTTTGTTGCTTGTACGGAGCTCCTTTACATACGCTTCGAAGCTACTTCAATTGGTTTTATCAAGCTCCCCTGAGGAGTCATGCCCTCCAGAGGAGGCCTTCTTCCTTGcaaatgatcttcttgatattGTGCCCGCTGTCGAGTCCTTTGCTGGCTCAAGATTTGCACCCAGCATAGTTTCTGCTCTGAAGCAATGGCTGCCTGTGCTCTTGTTGGGTCTTGTATGCCGGTGGCTAATTGGATCACATAATGAAATGGCACCCAACGTATTCCACTTTGCTGACTCTGTCTTACCACTGTGGGTCACTGCCGTGGCAAAGAATGAGCTTGTTGATTCCAAAGAGCCTGGCCAGGACGAGCAAAGCAATCTGACTGCGGAGGGCGAGGACTCACTGTTATCCAGAAAGCTAGCAGAAATGATGGCGATCCTCTTGAAGAAAGGAAGCCCCAGAATCCTCGATTGCGCGAGTGGAGTCCTTCTGTCCACTTTCCAGTTGACGCTGCGAAGATCAGACTATGACATTGTCCTGGGCATGACTCGTTTCATTTGTGACAAGTTGCTTGGGAACAACTCCCTAGCATTGGAAAAGCTGCAGCTTACCCGTGACTTTCTTCGTGAGAATTTCCTCGAGATTGATAGGTATGTCCGCGATGAGCTTGTCCATGATGACGATTCGAGGCAGCAACTGGAGAAAGCAAAAGCGCTGATAAGATCAGTTCTCACCGATGTCTGA